Proteins from a single region of Hordeum vulgare subsp. vulgare chromosome 6H, MorexV3_pseudomolecules_assembly, whole genome shotgun sequence:
- the LOC123403773 gene encoding shewanella-like protein phosphatase 1 produces the protein MAVLPFRLRLRTAAVSGLTSSTSVVCPSRQQRDGGSFSCRAAAAAGGPIIVSGDPPTFVSAPGRRIVAVGDLHGDLHQTRAALVMAGVLSAESDCHVWTGGQTVLVQVGDILDRGEDEIAILSLLSSLNVQAKSQGGAVFQVNGNHETMNVEGDFRYVDPGSFDECIRFLEYLEEFDGNWDDAFLNWVNVSQRWKEEYRASPNGDWLPLNFVKKNKGLAARASLFKQGGPLACELARHPVVLNVNDWMFCHGGLLPHHVEYGIERINKEVSNWMQGSSEDNDDTDLPFIATRGYDSVVWTRFYSQDSVERTRRSWDLSSIIAEQTLKSVGAKGMVVGHTPQTRGVNCKCDGKVWCVDVGMSYGVLHSRPEVLEIVNDRPRVLKGQRDSYDEMEVLDYL, from the exons ATGGCCGTCCTTCCATTCAGGCTGCGGCTGCGCACGGCGGCCGTCTCCGGCCTGACCTCCTCGACTTCTGTCGTCTGTCCCAGCAGGCAGCAGAGGGACGGCGGCTCCTTTTCCTGCCGTGCGGCGGCGGCAGCCGGGGGACCGATCATCGTCTCCGGGGACCCGCCCACGTTCGTCTCCGCCCCCGGCCGCCGCATTGTCGCTG TTGGGGACCTCCATGGTGATCTCCACCAAACGAGGGCTGCTCTAGTGATGGCCGGCGTCCTGAGCGCGGAATCAGATTGTCATGTGTGGACAGGCGGGCAGACG GTTCTGGTTCAAGTTGGGGATATCCTTGACCGGGGAGAAGATGAAATCGCAATACTGTCCCTGTTGAGTTCACTGAATGTGCAAGCAAAATCTCAAGGCGGTGCTGTGTTTCAG GTAAACGGGAATCATGAAACCATGAATGTGGAAGGTGATTTCCGGTACGTCGATCCAGGATCATTTGATGAGTGTATACGCTTCCTGGAATACCTGGAGGAATTTGATGGCAACTGGGATGATGCTTTCCTCAACTGGGTTAATGTTTCACAAAGGTGGAAGGAAGAATATCGGGCGTCCCCTAATGGTGACTGGCTTCCTTTGAACTTTGTCAAG AAAAATAAAGGGTTAGCTGCAAGAGCATCACTTTTTAAGCAAGGCGGACCATTAGCTTGCGAATTGGCACGACATCCTGTTGTCCTGAATGTCAATGACTGGATGTTTTGCCATGGTGGCCTTCTTCCCCATCATG TTGAATACGGGATTGAACGCATCAACAAGGAAGTGTCGAATTGGATGCAAGGTTCAAGTGAAGACAACGATGATACGGATCTCCCCTTCATAGCTACAAGAGGATATGACAGTGTAGTATGGACTCGTTTCTACTCTCAAGATTCAGTCGAAAGGACACGGCGTTCTTGGGAT CTATCTTCTATTATCGCTGAACAAACATTGAAATCTGTTGGAGCTAAAGGAATGGTCGTAGGACACACTCCCCAGACTCGTGGAGTGAATTG CAAATGTGATGGTAAAGTTTGGTGTGTTGATGTGGGCATGTCTTATGGTGTACTGCATTCGAGACCAGAG GTCCTAGAAATAGTCAATGACAGACCAAGAGTTCTAAAGGGCCAGAGGGACTCATATGATGAGATGGAAGTGTTGGACTATTTATGA